In one Juglans regia cultivar Chandler chromosome 11, Walnut 2.0, whole genome shotgun sequence genomic region, the following are encoded:
- the LOC108992173 gene encoding uncharacterized protein LOC108992173, whose protein sequence is MYNEYRQPSPPSLRHKLKICCFSSSVHDHEPLDVDHDKPRTPRSPYAWLKSTAHDLPDIRYRCRNLISRIGKTRRRSHSADFSYDPSSYALNFEDDARLDEFPFNFSARLAASPSPPNDFSAVTVAPRRREIATFS, encoded by the coding sequence ATGTATAACGAATACCGCCAGCCATCCCCTCCCTCTCTCAGGCACAAGCTCAAGATCTGCTGTTTCTCCTCCTCCGTCCACGACCACGAACCTCTAGACGTCGATCATGACAAGCCTCGCACTCCCCGCTCCCCTTACGCCTGGCTCAAATCCACCGCACACGACCTTCCCGATATTCGCTACCGCTGCCGGAACCTGATCTCTAGGATCGGAAAGACCCGCCGGCGCTCCCACTCCGCCGACTTTAGCTACGACCCCTCCAGTTACGCCCTCAATTTCGAGGACGATGCCCGGCTCGATGAGTTCCCCTTTAATTTCTCGGCGAGACTGGCCGCGTCACCTTCGCCGCCGAACGATTTTTCTGCAGTCACGGTGGCGCCGCGAAGGAGGGAGATCGCTACGTTTAGCTGA
- the LOC108992188 gene encoding uncharacterized protein LOC108992188, producing MATQIHGHSASISENLELEENDIVEDYDEEMGTSSSCGCFRGLCFGWCHDNNVTRRHLLLQQHGERKENWVANKLRQAKQFSEVLGGPKWKNFIRFFSLRAGINKKRRNQYRYDLLSYALNFDDGINREEDCAYPDVMARYNTAPLG from the coding sequence ATGGCTACCCAAATACATGGACATTCGGCCTCCATTAGCGAAAACCTGGAATTAGAAGAGAATGATATCGTTGAAGATTATGATGAAGAGATGGGTACGTCTTCTTCTTGTGGCTGTTTCCGGGGACTTTGCTTTGGATGGTGCCATGATAACAATGTCACCCGTAGACATCTACTTCTGCAACAACAcggagagagaaaggaaaactgggtGGCGAATAAGCTGAGGCAGGCCAAGCAGTTTTCGGAGGTGTTGGGTGGGCCAAAGTGGAAGAATTTTATTCGATTTTTCAGTCTGCGTGCTGGAATTAACAAGAAAAGGAGGAACCAATATCGCTACGATCTGCTGAGTTACGCGCTTAATTTTGATGATGGAATAAATAGAGAAGAAGATTGTGCATATCCCGATGTCATGGCTCGATATAATACGGCTCCACTTGGGTAG